The following proteins come from a genomic window of Geomonas sp. RF6:
- the rbr gene encoding rubrerythrin, with protein MPDIKGSKTEKNLMEAFAGESQARNKYTYFASVAKKEGYEKIAAIFQETADNEKEHAKLHLKHLAGIGSTIDNLRASAAGELDEHSDMYPRMAREAREEGFAEIAALFEGIAAIEKAHQERFLKLLAEVEAQTFFAKGETVRWRCRNCGHLHQSTEAPKCCPVCNHPQAYFELVEDHY; from the coding sequence ATGCCCGACATCAAAGGGAGCAAGACGGAAAAGAACCTGATGGAAGCTTTCGCCGGCGAATCTCAGGCACGAAACAAGTACACCTACTTCGCTTCTGTGGCGAAAAAAGAAGGGTACGAGAAGATCGCCGCCATTTTCCAGGAGACTGCCGACAACGAGAAGGAGCACGCGAAGCTGCACCTCAAGCATCTCGCCGGAATCGGATCAACCATCGACAACCTTCGTGCATCTGCCGCCGGTGAGCTCGATGAGCACTCCGACATGTATCCGCGCATGGCCAGGGAAGCGAGGGAAGAAGGTTTTGCGGAAATCGCCGCCCTCTTTGAAGGAATAGCGGCGATAGAAAAAGCGCACCAGGAGCGCTTCCTCAAGCTCCTTGCTGAAGTGGAGGCGCAGACCTTCTTCGCCAAAGGCGAGACCGTGCGCTGGAGATGCAGAAATTGCGGGCATCTGCATCAATCGACTGAAGCACCGAAATGTTGCCCGGTGTGCAACCATCCCCAGGCGTACTTCGAGCTCGTCGAGGACCATTACTAG
- a CDS encoding metalloregulator ArsR/SmtB family transcription factor, with translation MKPEQCIAIMKALADQSRLGIINSLLDRSQYVEEIASRHGLAPSTVSFHLRKLEQAGLVTSHKEQYYAMVRANDAVFDTTLREIVSVPPVNRELQDVRMEEYRRKVLTSFFMDGRLEKLPAQHKKRLIVLEQFASRFESGRRYSEQEVTDLILPLFHDYCMIRRLLVEEGLVRREGATYWREKDLPSPAAEALPQALQKGPKSTTQETRRTELKRAYKERAPEMGIYQIRNKVNGKIYVGSSRNLEGTRNSRLFQLRMGKIVFNRELQADVTEYGADSFEFTTVDVLDTGKGAGDVPQRLAALELEWLAKLQPFGERGYNSERGYRRALERLTPNKED, from the coding sequence ATGAAACCAGAACAGTGCATCGCCATCATGAAGGCTCTCGCGGACCAATCGCGGCTGGGCATCATCAACTCCCTGCTGGACCGATCCCAATACGTGGAGGAAATCGCCAGCAGACACGGGCTGGCACCGTCCACCGTCTCCTTTCATCTGCGTAAGCTCGAACAGGCTGGGCTCGTAACCAGCCACAAAGAGCAGTATTACGCCATGGTGCGAGCAAACGATGCGGTGTTCGACACCACCCTCCGGGAGATCGTCTCGGTACCCCCTGTCAATCGCGAGTTGCAGGATGTGCGGATGGAAGAGTACCGCCGGAAGGTGCTTACAAGCTTCTTTATGGATGGCAGGCTCGAAAAGCTGCCGGCTCAACATAAAAAGAGACTTATCGTGCTGGAGCAGTTTGCCAGCCGATTTGAATCGGGGCGCCGCTACAGCGAGCAGGAGGTGACGGATCTCATCCTGCCGCTTTTCCATGACTACTGCATGATCCGGCGGCTCCTGGTAGAGGAAGGGCTGGTGCGCAGGGAAGGCGCGACGTACTGGCGGGAAAAGGACCTCCCCTCCCCTGCCGCTGAGGCGCTGCCGCAGGCGCTCCAAAAGGGACCAAAGAGCACCACTCAAGAGACGCGGCGTACGGAACTAAAGCGTGCTTACAAGGAGAGGGCACCGGAGATGGGAATCTACCAGATCCGCAACAAGGTGAACGGAAAGATCTATGTCGGAAGCAGCAGAAATCTGGAGGGGACCCGCAACAGCAGGCTCTTTCAGCTGCGGATGGGAAAGATCGTCTTCAACAGGGAATTGCAGGCCGACGTGACAGAATATGGTGCCGATAGCTTCGAGTTCACGACAGTAGACGTACTCGACACAGGAAAAGGAGCGGGAGACGTGCCGCAGCGCCTTGCAGCCCTTGAACTGGAGTGGCTGGCAAAGCTGCAACCCTTCGGCGAGCGAGGGTACAACAGTGAAAGAGGGTATCGCCGCGCGTTGGAGCGGCTGACGCCAAATAAAGAGGATTAG
- a CDS encoding DUF378 domain-containing protein: MRRNLSGMHWLDIIVAALLIIGGINWGLVGFFEFNLVAAIFGEGTAMSRVIYALVGLSALYEIFEYTVGFRSMQHRWCDLEAPATSVRH, from the coding sequence ATGAGAAGAAACCTTAGCGGGATGCACTGGCTGGATATAATTGTCGCTGCTTTGCTGATAATCGGTGGCATCAACTGGGGGCTGGTCGGCTTTTTCGAGTTTAATCTTGTGGCGGCCATTTTCGGTGAGGGCACTGCCATGTCGAGAGTAATCTACGCCTTGGTGGGGTTGAGCGCGCTGTACGAGATCTTCGAGTACACTGTCGGCTTCCGCTCCATGCAGCACCGCTGGTGCGACCTTGAGGCGCCTGCTACTTCTGTCAGACACTGA
- a CDS encoding NAD(P)-dependent oxidoreductase has translation MSTIVFLNSRKLDFDGKLDFSPLDQLGTFTRHDSSVDGEIIKNVQGQEVVITKELPVGEELIARFPSSVKLICEAGTGYNNIDIVVARKRGIAVCNVPNYSTEAVAQMAITFILNLSCSLVQQQIMLQRGDFHNFTHELQVPHFEVHGKTLGIIGGGAIGGHTMKLALALGMHILVNQRTPKVSDDPRVRFVSFEEVMKKSDFVSIHCPLTAQTRHLINRESLALMRPTAYIINTSRGGIINEADLIEALRNGTIAGAGLDVQEQEPPETDNPLFAMDNVIMTPHIGWKRLETRQRLVKLTADNIAAFLAESPLNVVN, from the coding sequence ATGAGCACTATAGTTTTTCTCAATTCCAGAAAGCTCGACTTTGACGGCAAGCTCGACTTTTCCCCTCTCGATCAACTCGGAACTTTCACCAGGCACGATTCCAGCGTCGACGGGGAGATCATCAAGAATGTCCAAGGGCAGGAGGTTGTAATTACCAAGGAACTGCCGGTGGGCGAGGAGCTGATTGCGCGGTTTCCTTCTTCGGTCAAATTGATCTGCGAGGCTGGTACCGGCTACAACAACATCGACATCGTCGTCGCCCGGAAAAGGGGGATCGCGGTCTGCAACGTGCCCAATTACAGTACCGAGGCAGTTGCCCAGATGGCCATCACCTTTATTCTGAACCTCAGCTGCTCGCTCGTTCAACAGCAGATAATGCTGCAACGCGGCGACTTCCACAACTTCACCCATGAACTGCAGGTGCCGCATTTCGAGGTGCACGGAAAGACGCTCGGCATTATCGGCGGCGGTGCCATCGGCGGTCACACCATGAAGCTTGCGCTCGCCCTCGGCATGCATATCCTGGTGAACCAGCGCACGCCGAAGGTCTCGGATGACCCGCGAGTCCGGTTCGTCTCCTTTGAGGAGGTAATGAAAAAGAGCGACTTCGTCTCCATCCATTGCCCTCTTACCGCGCAAACACGGCACCTGATCAACAGGGAATCGCTCGCGCTGATGAGGCCGACCGCCTATATCATCAACACCTCGCGCGGGGGTATCATCAACGAGGCCGACCTCATCGAGGCGTTGCGCAACGGCACAATCGCCGGAGCGGGACTCGACGTCCAGGAACAAGAGCCGCCTGAAACGGACAATCCCCTTTTTGCCATGGACAACGTCATCATGACTCCGCATATCGGCTGGAAGCGTCTCGAGACCCGTCAGAGGCTTGTGAAACTGACTGCCGACAACATCGCGGCCTTTCTCGCGGAGAGCCCACTGAACGTTGTTAACTGA
- a CDS encoding NfeD family protein — translation MTTMCVLFAALLVLVLPQQTIGGAPEISLLSVHGPITPVTSEYLRRNIEEAGARGDQLVLVEMDTPGGLDTAMREAVQAVFGSRVPVAVYVTPSGARAASAGAVIALAADVCAMSPGTNIGAAHPVNIGSQPDKVMGTKIVNDAAAYLEGIAGRRGRNIDLAGKMVRESISLTAERALQEKVIDIVASDRHDLLKKLEGRRLVRGEKETQLHLSGARITTHGMSVRERILDAVCNPDVAYLLMLAGFLGIFFELANPGVILPGVIGSISLLLAFFAFQTLPVDYAGLLLIVVAIVLFAAEVKIVSHGILGAGGVIALIFGSLLLFPSKEPYLRLSWEVLGGTVLVVTLFFLVVIAKVVEAHRQRPVTGIEGMLGERGVALTDIMPEGKVLVHGEYWNATSRDPISQDEKVEVTAVDGLRVTVRKV, via the coding sequence ATGACTACAATGTGCGTGCTCTTCGCGGCACTCCTTGTTCTAGTGCTCCCGCAGCAGACGATTGGGGGGGCGCCGGAGATTTCCCTTCTCTCGGTACATGGTCCCATCACCCCGGTGACCTCAGAGTATCTCCGCAGAAATATCGAGGAAGCCGGTGCGCGCGGCGATCAGTTGGTGCTGGTGGAGATGGATACGCCGGGAGGGCTGGACACGGCGATGCGTGAAGCGGTGCAGGCGGTCTTCGGGAGCCGGGTCCCCGTTGCCGTCTATGTTACCCCTTCCGGAGCGCGTGCTGCTTCTGCCGGCGCCGTAATCGCGCTGGCTGCCGACGTATGCGCCATGTCGCCGGGCACCAATATCGGTGCTGCTCATCCGGTGAACATCGGCTCGCAGCCGGACAAGGTAATGGGGACGAAGATAGTAAACGACGCCGCCGCATACCTGGAAGGGATTGCAGGGCGACGCGGTCGCAACATCGATCTGGCCGGGAAGATGGTGCGCGAGAGCATCTCCCTTACGGCGGAACGGGCACTCCAGGAGAAAGTGATCGATATTGTCGCGTCCGACCGGCACGACCTGCTGAAAAAGCTTGAGGGGCGTCGGCTGGTGCGGGGTGAAAAGGAGACGCAGCTGCATCTTTCCGGTGCGCGCATTACCACCCACGGGATGAGCGTGCGGGAGCGGATCCTCGATGCCGTCTGCAATCCCGACGTGGCGTACCTGCTGATGCTCGCCGGCTTCCTGGGGATCTTCTTCGAATTGGCCAATCCTGGGGTAATTCTCCCGGGAGTCATCGGCAGCATCTCGTTACTTCTCGCCTTTTTCGCGTTCCAGACGCTTCCGGTCGACTATGCCGGCCTCTTGCTGATCGTCGTCGCCATCGTTCTCTTCGCCGCGGAGGTGAAGATCGTCTCCCACGGCATACTCGGGGCAGGTGGAGTGATCGCATTGATCTTCGGATCGCTTCTTCTCTTTCCGTCGAAAGAGCCGTACCTGCGCCTGTCATGGGAAGTCCTTGGCGGGACGGTGCTCGTCGTCACCCTCTTTTTTCTGGTCGTTATTGCGAAGGTCGTGGAGGCGCACCGGCAGCGGCCGGTTACCGGGATCGAGGGGATGCTGGGTGAGCGAGGCGTCGCCTTGACAGATATCATGCCGGAGGGGAAGGTGCTGGTCCATGGGGAGTACTGGAATGCGACGAGTCGCGACCCGATCTCGCAGGACGAGAAGGTGGAGGTTACGGCAGTCGACGGACTGCGGGTAACGGTCAGGAAGGTGTAG
- a CDS encoding polysaccharide deacetylase family protein, with protein MYLKNNMKAFLKTTFFSMVPITRLPAGSASILKYHSIGESTSPLSVPPHLFAKQMQYLADCNIPVMSLSDLVARLRERKDCGGAVVITFDDGYRDNYSAALPLLQKHGFPATLFMITDLVGATENGHAYLSAGELRAMADSGVFEIGSHTQSHPRLDRLSPEGARTEVQGSKAVLEDLLGREVRFMAYPWGAYAAETPAIVERCGLDAAVGVDEGTVSTDSPLYTLPRNSIQHSTSMTQFRGNVSTAIDSYIKVRGCVLRR; from the coding sequence ATGTACCTCAAGAACAACATGAAGGCCTTTCTCAAAACCACCTTTTTTTCCATGGTTCCGATCACGCGGCTGCCGGCGGGGAGTGCTTCGATCCTCAAGTACCACTCCATAGGTGAATCCACCTCTCCCCTCAGCGTCCCTCCGCACCTTTTCGCGAAACAGATGCAGTATCTCGCCGACTGCAACATTCCGGTCATGTCGCTATCGGACCTGGTGGCCCGCCTGCGAGAAAGAAAAGATTGTGGAGGTGCCGTCGTCATCACCTTTGACGACGGTTACCGGGACAACTACAGCGCTGCCCTCCCACTTCTGCAAAAGCATGGATTTCCCGCCACCCTGTTCATGATCACAGATCTCGTCGGCGCGACGGAGAACGGTCACGCGTACCTTTCGGCAGGAGAGCTCCGAGCAATGGCCGATTCCGGAGTTTTCGAGATAGGAAGCCATACTCAAAGCCACCCACGGCTGGATCGTTTGAGTCCTGAAGGTGCCCGCACCGAGGTGCAAGGATCCAAGGCAGTTCTGGAGGATCTTCTGGGGAGGGAGGTAAGGTTTATGGCGTATCCGTGGGGAGCCTACGCCGCCGAGACCCCCGCGATCGTCGAGCGCTGCGGGCTCGACGCCGCCGTCGGTGTCGACGAGGGGACGGTATCTACCGACAGCCCCCTGTACACGCTGCCACGCAACAGCATCCAGCACTCGACGTCGATGACGCAGTTCAGAGGGAATGTCTCGACGGCGATCGACTCTTACATCAAAGTGAGAGGGTGCGTGTTGCGCAGGTGA
- a CDS encoding TSCPD domain-containing protein — protein MTSVKIRRPQALPGRTFEMHTHCGKLYLTVNRDPQTGQVMEVFARFGKSGGCGAAIMDGLTRVISYALRSGMEPKQAVKALTGIQCHMGPQTCLNAVAKAIQDALDE, from the coding sequence ATGACATCTGTCAAAATCAGGCGGCCGCAGGCACTCCCGGGACGAACATTCGAGATGCACACACATTGCGGGAAGCTATATCTCACGGTGAACCGCGATCCCCAGACGGGGCAGGTAATGGAGGTGTTTGCACGTTTCGGCAAGTCGGGCGGGTGCGGCGCCGCCATCATGGACGGTCTCACGAGGGTGATAAGCTACGCGCTTCGATCCGGGATGGAGCCGAAGCAGGCGGTGAAGGCGCTCACGGGGATCCAGTGCCACATGGGCCCGCAAACCTGCCTCAACGCGGTGGCGAAGGCGATACAGGATGCACTGGACGAGTGA
- a CDS encoding cation diffusion facilitator family transporter → MTSLTADTKPAAGLTRYAWLSIAAAVLTIALKAVAYLLTGSVGLLSDALESLVNLAGALMSLAMLTIAARPADEGHAFGHGKAEYFSSGVEGTLILVAAVSIGVAAIERLLAPKALEAVGAGAAVSIAATLVNLGVAAVLLKAGRRYGSISLQANAQHLLTDVWTTAGVLLGVGAVALTGWQRIDPVVALVVAGSIVRTGARIVRDSIAGLMDVALPAEVQATIQTVLERYERDGIKCHALRTRQSGTYRFVSLHVLVPGKWTVERGHRLLEEIEKDLRVALPNVAVTTHLEPLNDPASWDDP, encoded by the coding sequence TTGACGTCACTAACCGCGGATACAAAACCTGCTGCAGGTCTTACACGCTACGCCTGGCTGTCGATCGCCGCGGCCGTTCTCACCATTGCGCTGAAGGCAGTCGCCTACCTGCTGACAGGCTCGGTCGGGCTCCTCTCTGATGCGCTGGAATCGTTGGTGAACCTGGCCGGCGCGCTGATGTCGCTGGCGATGCTCACTATCGCCGCCCGACCGGCTGATGAGGGGCATGCCTTCGGTCATGGCAAGGCGGAGTATTTCTCCAGCGGCGTCGAAGGTACCTTGATTCTGGTCGCTGCGGTCAGCATAGGGGTGGCCGCAATCGAGAGGCTTTTGGCGCCGAAGGCGCTGGAGGCGGTGGGCGCTGGTGCTGCGGTATCGATAGCGGCCACTTTGGTGAACCTCGGTGTGGCAGCGGTCCTGCTGAAGGCGGGGAGGCGCTACGGGTCGATTTCCCTTCAGGCCAACGCACAGCACCTGCTGACCGATGTCTGGACGACGGCAGGCGTTCTTTTGGGGGTAGGTGCCGTTGCCTTGACCGGGTGGCAGCGCATCGACCCTGTAGTGGCACTTGTGGTAGCGGGTAGCATCGTGCGTACAGGAGCGCGCATCGTGCGCGATTCCATAGCGGGTCTCATGGATGTGGCGTTACCTGCGGAAGTGCAGGCGACGATTCAGACGGTGTTGGAAAGGTACGAGCGGGATGGCATAAAGTGTCATGCGCTTCGCACGCGCCAGTCGGGGACGTACAGGTTCGTTTCACTTCATGTGCTGGTGCCGGGGAAGTGGACCGTTGAGCGCGGGCATCGGCTGCTGGAAGAAATAGAAAAGGATCTGCGCGTCGCCTTGCCCAATGTTGCTGTCACCACACACCTTGAACCGCTGAACGACCCGGCGTCATGGGATGATCCATGA
- a CDS encoding DUF1540 domain-containing protein has protein sequence MREGGKRSVTMPKSMVQIQRCDVEQCSYNKNKECHTMAITVGGPQDPCPSCDTYVAIGQKAGVPDVQGAVGACKVSACQFNESLECSAQNIVVGLHDGHPDCQTYRKR, from the coding sequence ATGCGCGAAGGGGGCAAAAGGAGCGTAACTATGCCAAAATCTATGGTTCAGATCCAACGGTGCGACGTGGAGCAGTGCTCTTACAATAAGAACAAGGAATGCCACACCATGGCGATTACGGTTGGCGGTCCGCAGGACCCATGCCCATCCTGCGACACCTATGTAGCGATAGGGCAGAAGGCGGGAGTACCGGACGTACAGGGCGCCGTCGGGGCCTGCAAGGTTTCCGCCTGTCAATTCAATGAGTCGCTGGAGTGCTCGGCACAGAATATCGTGGTTGGGCTGCATGATGGACACCCCGATTGCCAAACCTATCGCAAGAGGTAA
- a CDS encoding zinc dependent phospholipase C family protein, with protein MPKELTHWILAEQALQRLGEGPVKRTVQEDRHIYYAGAVLPDTLLHIFRGPYDPAARTLANRFHDAHGNSYLPIIRAEAAFPHGIPPKLMACILGVLSHMQADMVLHPFVYAHSGKGDIGKHYRLETAIDVRFLRRGLKPPAHRLTQLVNKDREVLLEATALLFDPERTLPRQALEHALALHCRFQGMYSRPAWKLAAKALARVVGPPFREQQHLFYPLTRRGGGTTGGDGETWHCPVTGDPHSASIEELSDQVVERTAALFTRIESTGSLAAALHDPPGGNLLTGRHGVGQSHMR; from the coding sequence ATGCCAAAGGAGCTGACCCACTGGATTCTCGCCGAGCAGGCTCTCCAGCGCCTCGGGGAGGGCCCGGTCAAAAGGACCGTGCAGGAAGATCGCCACATCTACTACGCAGGCGCGGTTCTCCCCGACACGCTGCTGCACATCTTCCGCGGACCATATGATCCCGCGGCACGCACCCTCGCCAACCGCTTTCACGATGCCCACGGCAACAGCTATCTGCCGATCATCAGGGCGGAGGCGGCATTCCCGCACGGCATCCCGCCGAAGCTGATGGCCTGCATCCTCGGGGTGTTGAGCCACATGCAGGCGGACATGGTGCTGCACCCCTTCGTGTACGCTCATTCCGGAAAGGGGGACATAGGGAAGCACTACCGGCTGGAAACCGCCATCGACGTGCGCTTCCTGCGCCGTGGCTTGAAGCCCCCCGCGCACCGACTGACCCAGCTCGTCAACAAGGACCGCGAGGTCCTCCTGGAGGCGACGGCGCTTCTTTTCGATCCGGAGCGCACGCTGCCGCGCCAGGCGCTCGAGCACGCCCTTGCCCTGCACTGCCGCTTTCAGGGGATGTACAGCCGACCGGCATGGAAGCTCGCGGCAAAGGCCCTCGCCCGCGTCGTGGGACCTCCGTTCAGGGAGCAGCAGCATCTCTTCTACCCGCTCACCCGGCGCGGCGGCGGCACCACAGGGGGGGACGGCGAGACGTGGCACTGCCCGGTCACCGGCGACCCGCACAGCGCCTCCATAGAGGAGCTTTCCGACCAGGTCGTCGAGCGCACCGCAGCTCTCTTCACCCGCATCGAGAGCACCGGGTCCCTTGCCGCTGCACTGCACGATCCCCCCGGAGGAAATCTCCTCACCGGGAGGCACGGTGTCGGGCAAAGCCACATGAGGTAG
- a CDS encoding response regulator, whose amino-acid sequence MTDEHLYNSRIINTYVKFVKRKYPHVDVKEALSSADIKPYEVSDQGHWFTQEQVNAFHKSLTKLTDNPDIARDAGRFSASGEGLGFMKNYIMGLIGPAHTFKALKKAVENFTKSSVYESKRLGRSKVEITVTPRPGTHESPFQCKNRMGFFEAILAVYNYDFPVIEHPECLFEGGATCRYIVTWKMSLHMKLRWLRNAFFVGCVALTALLAWFCPFGILLHAVPWMAALLLPLSFAADSMEKKELRAALTNLKGSTDELLAHTGRNYNNALMVNEVGQAISKQAGIEEVLDNIVGTLENRLGFDRCVILLADAEKTQLTFCTGFGHTEQELAFLKGTSFSLNNPESRGIFVTCYHEQETYLVNDFSEVAHTLTAHSVAWAKKMGVQAFICCPIVCENESLGVLAVDNQHTKTDLTQSDKSLLVGIAQVIGISIRNAMYISQERRLSEQIRQSQKMEAIGQLAGGVAHDFNNMLTAMIGFATLAQMQTDETHPSVPYLKQILLAAERATHLTKGLLSFSRKQISHPQPVEVGQLVRSMEKLLRRLISEEIELRLSLTDERLMVVADSGQIDQVILNLATNARDAMTGGGVLLIATSHTYIDAEFVEARGFGAVGSYALLTVSDTGTGMDAETKAHVFEPFFTTKEVGKGTGLGLAIVYGNVKQHNGYIDIESAPGKGTTFNIYLPLEQREAAPLRVLEGKKLELKGTETVLVVEDSPEVRTLTKEVLEKSGYRVIEAADGADAVAKFKQHADEVKLIIMDVVMPKMNGKEAFEALSKVRPDLKVLFTSGYTPDDVNRKGIKFGTDNFLCKPSTPQVLLEKVREVLVA is encoded by the coding sequence ATGACAGATGAGCATCTATATAACAGCAGGATAATCAATACCTACGTCAAGTTCGTTAAGAGAAAATATCCGCACGTCGATGTCAAGGAGGCCCTGTCCAGCGCGGACATCAAGCCGTACGAGGTGAGCGACCAGGGGCACTGGTTCACCCAGGAACAGGTAAACGCCTTCCACAAGAGCCTCACAAAGCTGACGGACAACCCGGACATTGCACGGGACGCCGGACGCTTCTCCGCCTCCGGAGAGGGGCTGGGCTTCATGAAGAACTACATCATGGGGCTCATCGGTCCCGCGCACACCTTCAAGGCTTTAAAGAAAGCCGTCGAGAACTTCACCAAATCCTCCGTCTACGAATCGAAGAGGCTCGGCCGCAGCAAGGTCGAGATCACGGTAACCCCGCGACCCGGTACCCACGAAAGCCCCTTTCAGTGCAAGAACCGCATGGGGTTCTTCGAGGCGATCCTCGCTGTGTACAACTACGACTTCCCCGTCATTGAGCATCCCGAGTGCCTCTTCGAGGGGGGCGCGACCTGCCGGTACATCGTCACCTGGAAGATGAGCCTGCACATGAAGCTCAGGTGGCTGAGAAACGCCTTTTTCGTCGGCTGCGTCGCCCTCACTGCCCTCCTTGCCTGGTTCTGCCCCTTCGGCATCCTCCTCCACGCCGTCCCCTGGATGGCTGCTCTCCTCCTCCCCCTCTCCTTCGCAGCGGACTCCATGGAAAAGAAGGAGCTCCGTGCGGCCCTTACCAACCTGAAGGGTTCCACCGACGAGCTCCTCGCGCACACAGGGAGAAACTACAACAACGCCCTCATGGTGAACGAGGTCGGGCAGGCGATCAGCAAGCAGGCGGGGATCGAAGAGGTGCTGGATAACATCGTGGGAACGCTGGAGAACCGCCTCGGCTTCGACAGGTGCGTTATTCTCCTCGCCGACGCGGAGAAGACGCAACTAACTTTCTGCACCGGCTTCGGACACACGGAGCAGGAACTCGCCTTTCTGAAGGGGACCTCCTTCAGCCTCAACAACCCGGAATCCCGCGGCATCTTCGTCACCTGCTACCACGAGCAGGAGACCTACCTCGTCAACGACTTCTCCGAGGTCGCCCATACCCTCACCGCCCACAGCGTCGCCTGGGCAAAGAAGATGGGGGTGCAGGCCTTCATCTGCTGCCCCATCGTCTGCGAGAATGAATCGCTCGGCGTGCTGGCGGTGGACAACCAGCACACCAAGACCGACCTTACCCAAAGCGACAAGAGCCTCCTCGTGGGGATCGCGCAGGTCATCGGGATAAGCATCCGCAACGCCATGTACATAAGCCAGGAGCGGCGGCTCTCCGAGCAGATCCGCCAATCGCAGAAGATGGAGGCGATCGGACAGCTCGCAGGGGGGGTCGCCCACGACTTCAACAACATGCTGACGGCGATGATAGGGTTTGCGACGCTCGCGCAGATGCAGACGGACGAGACCCACCCTTCGGTCCCATACCTGAAGCAGATCCTCCTCGCCGCCGAGCGAGCCACCCACCTCACCAAGGGGCTCCTCTCCTTCAGCCGGAAGCAGATCTCCCACCCGCAGCCGGTGGAGGTCGGGCAGCTCGTGCGCTCCATGGAGAAGCTCCTCAGGCGCCTGATCTCCGAGGAGATAGAGCTGAGACTCTCCCTCACCGACGAGAGGCTGATGGTCGTTGCCGACAGCGGGCAGATCGACCAGGTGATCCTGAACCTGGCGACGAACGCCCGCGACGCCATGACCGGCGGTGGAGTCCTCCTCATCGCCACGAGCCACACTTACATCGACGCGGAGTTCGTGGAGGCCCGCGGCTTCGGCGCCGTCGGGTCGTACGCGCTCCTCACCGTCAGCGACACCGGAACCGGGATGGATGCCGAGACAAAGGCTCACGTCTTCGAGCCTTTCTTCACCACGAAGGAAGTGGGAAAAGGGACCGGGCTCGGGCTCGCCATCGTGTACGGAAACGTGAAGCAGCACAACGGCTACATCGACATCGAAAGCGCCCCGGGTAAAGGGACGACCTTCAACATCTACCTCCCGCTGGAGCAGAGGGAAGCGGCGCCGCTGCGTGTCCTGGAAGGGAAGAAGCTGGAGCTGAAGGGGACAGAGACGGTGCTGGTGGTGGAGGATTCGCCGGAGGTGCGCACCCTGACGAAGGAGGTGCTGGAGAAATCAGGGTATCGCGTTATCGAGGCGGCAGACGGCGCAGATGCTGTGGCGAAGTTCAAGCAGCACGCCGATGAAGTGAAGCTGATCATCATGGACGTGGTGATGCCGAAGATGAACGGGAAAGAGGCGTTTGAGGCGCTGTCGAAGGTGCGCCCCGACCTGAAGGTCCTCTTTACCAGCGGCTACACACCGGACGACGTGAACAGGAAGGGGATCAAGTTCGGCACCGACAACTTCCTGTGCAAGCCTTCGACTCCGCAGGTACTCCTTGAGAAGGTGCGGGAAGTTCTGGTGGCGTAG